A genome region from Bombus terrestris chromosome 10, iyBomTerr1.2, whole genome shotgun sequence includes the following:
- the LOC100645254 gene encoding uncharacterized protein LOC100645254 isoform X3 → MEQLDEVHSDINKVESSIKVDVSSSLISESTTDIVKNEKDIPENQENKSQECTDNIIQDVLIVNKCDVTDLNKKFESKESNGTENIRNAAINEVEQEIINKDPQIDDLCKKDEKSQEEQAENTTEVGDHSRYAGDISLDKESTNNVEVFNTNEGEQNIEKHDVCTVLNIDTIGDTNAQCQALIKTLSETFDDKDQTLHVTDTDTDLSKLVDSSSEVMVLTVETINDMNESTEENIVLTVHEKDAVVNSNEKNVSAEQKEMKNTEIVNEEFNLIDYAQESDGTIIEVISTEIVAQEVSENCSQKDNKEVLNHTETGNDSITPITSGVINDLETAGDIDIKEKNVSIEEGTDSKEEDIKEECRNIDAKYNVEQETTNENGKTESFDSSHKINVEKKIIHNKIVVPTHVANTEGRNKSISEADKVSITNKRSVIQDIFDDWGVENAEDDNQSVSKAPDTVEIELKSLLNDTKTRTIEESTVVLVEEEITCIEKEPVVDAGKAVEVAKQNKEMQVSKEQLDNNQTIKKQQNSIKSLLKDQLTHSISQAVGKSTKDSTHDTVAFSQTSQIIPINRGRNLTSQSSQVEIAEALKERFREKQKVVEQPPRPDIFFVKKLTQRLSSKLVGSPGTALPALIPLPQPTNQSFIQCDKKSSDNTSTGTSKESNSDNKELLAILEGDVDPDWSNLKPPILAEEGKRSVKIEQSGYNTPPKLDPLVERELALKQLLELPVASSKRNVQKKKKIIKPTPTKSSKAIKTKIVPKTEKETTGMEPKNKTTESVEDTNSSGYASSSLLIESHTSEKKTDIRVDESRSGRKRKLTEKAREHEQQQNIVKRQKVYKGKVSLGKKEPQYQAPPDISLLTENHVSKETMVLPNDEVNVIITDEITEKHVTNNNKVDITLDKLDDTQNVCNIKPSKQNLNKKRSQSITKQNIAVKKILRQNISSNKKTATLKSKLNTSKKSGSKIVSKTKRSTENNAGDSKPKKKIINEIDRLLQDEGVVNLLYDVEQPDKKRLVPITKSQAKVMDIQKVQRELKLRKKLVRNAVLRLRTSAGVSKPRSKRTSIYLNDMQVDKKIGDQAIPVKQINLSQEFILPAKIRNAADASVIIRRHSSSSFSSASGSPRVSIDTPEKNEGGKVDEGGFHSLRSTKRRHSQDEKINVKKSKKKIVQKSDTGIDFVDIVEDKIVFPERLNKKLDSKKADKNPKQPETDETNNGLGKVVTRSNGTATGEDELSACLAEAANALSVVNAGSRSANSATNRKNKVNANTTKTLESDNNKTKMEIRSQFSNKEINIRRHGNLVQLILTPSSSTKIRNALTLQVMQEFRETLSILKKDDDCRVVLLTSTGSSFCEGLELSMLLHTNKEKRRIHAQEMADAVKDFIKSLASFNKPIVAGVQGAAVGLGVTMLPLFDLVIASDKATFSTPYGKLGQIAEGAAVFTLSHILGSAITSELLLGGRTLTASEALRAGLVTRVLWPDRFQVELLPTLKAMSEQSSQSMEATKTLLRHSLRKKLDAALESETYLLIQHWCSVECQTAIKAYIDGKVQ, encoded by the exons ATGGAACAATTAGATGAAGTGCATAGTGACATTAATAAAGTAGAATCATCGATAAAAGTAGATGTATCTTCTTCATTAATATCAGAATCAACGACTGATATTGTAAAGAATGAGAAGGATATTCCggaaaatcaagaaaataagTCACAAGAATGTACAGATAATATAATTCAAGATgttttaatagtaaataaatgTGATGTAacagatttaaataaaaaatttgaaagtaaaGAAAGTAATGGAACAGAGAACATAAGGAACGCTGCGATTAATGAAGTAGaacaagaaataataaataaggaCCCACAAATTGATGATCTATGTAAAAAAGATGAGAAATCTCAAGAAGAGCAAGCAGAGAATACAACCGAGGTTGGAGATCATTCAAGATATGCAGGTGACATATCTTTAGATAAAGAAAGTACAAACAATGTTGAAGTATTTAATACAAATGAGGGTGAACAAAACATTGAGAAACACGACGTTTGTACAGTGTTAAATATAGATACAATTGGTGATACTAATGCTCAGTGTCAAGCATTAATTAAAACACTTAGTGAGACTTTTGATGATAAAGACCAAACATTGCATGTCACAGATACAGACACAGATTTGTCTAAACTAGTTGATAGTAGTTCAGAAGTAATGGTACTGACTGTAGAAACTATTAATGATATGAATGAAAGCACAgaagaaaatattgttttaacTGTACATGAAAAGGATGCTGTTGTAAATTccaatgaaaaaaatgtttctgCAGAACAAAAAGAAATGAAGAACACTGAAATTGTAAATGAAGAATTTAATTTGATAGATTATGCTCAAGAAAGTGATGGAACAATTATAGAAGTAATCTCAACAGAAATTGTGGCTCAAGAAGTTTCTGAAAATTGTAGCCAGAAAGACAATAAGGAAGTATTAAATCATACAGAGACAGGAAATGATTCTATAACTCCTATTACCTCAGGAGTAATTAATGATCTAGAAACTGCAGGTGACATtgatattaaagaaaagaatgtaaGTATTGAAGAAGGCACTGATAGTAAAGAAGAGGACATAAAGGAAGAGTGTAGAAATATTGATGCAAAATATAATGTAGAACAAGAAACAACAAATGAAAATGGCAAGACTGAATCTTTTGATAGTTCACATAAAATTAatgtagaaaagaaaattattcataataaaattgtcGTACCTACACATGTTGCTAATACAGAAGGAAGGAATAAATCTATAAGTGAAGCAGATAAAGTGAGCATAACTAACAAAAGAAGTGTAATTCAGGATATCTTTGATGATTGGGGTGTTGAAAATGCAGAAGACGATAATCAGTCGGTATCTAAAGCTCCAGATACTGTGGAAATTGAATTGAAAAGTTTACTAAATGACACGAAAACACGAACTATAGAAGAAAGCACAGTTGTGCTGGTTGAAGAAGAAATTACATGCATTGAAAAAGAACCAGTTGTAGATGCTGGAAAGGCTGTAGAAGTTGCTAAACAAAACAAAGAAATGCAAGTATCAAAGGAACAACTGGATAACAATCAAACTATAAAGAAACaacaaaatagtataaaatCATTACTCAAAGACCAACTAACTCATTCTATATCACAGGCTGTTGGAAAGTCTACAAAAGATTCAACACATGATACTGTGGCATTTAGTCAAACTTCGCAAATTATCCCTATTAATCGTGGTCGAAATTTAACCAGCCAATCTTCACAGGTTGAAATAGCAGAAGCATTAAAAGAACGATTCCGTGAGAAACAAAAAGTAGTAGAACAACCACCGCGACctgatatattttttgttaaaaaactAACCCAAAGATTATCAAGTAAATTAGTAGGTAGTCCAGGAACCGCTTTACCAGCACTTATACCATTGCCTCAGCCTACTAATCAATCCTTTATTCAATGTGATAAAAAGTCATCAGATAATACTAGTACAGGAACTAGCAAAGAAAGCAATTCTGATAATAAAGAACTGTTAGCAATACTGGAAGGTGACGTTGATCCCGATTGGTCCAACTTGAAACCACCAATTTTAGCAGAGGAAGGAAAACGATCAGTAAAGATTGAACAAAGTGGTTATAATACACCGCCGAAACTTGATCCTTTAGTTGAAAGAGAACTAGCATTGAAACAACTTCTGGAATTACCTGTTGCATCATCTAAAAGAAATgtacagaaaaagaagaaaataattaaacctACACCTACTAAATCTTCTAAagcaataaaaacaaaaattgtacctaaaacagagaaagaaacaaCTGGAATGGAACCAAAAAATAAAACTACAGAATCTGTAGAGGATACGAATTCTTCTGGTTATGCTTCATCTTCTTTGCTTATCGAATCCCATACttcagaaaaaaaaacagatatACGAGTAGATGAGTCAAGATCAGGTAGAAAACGAAAACTTACAGAAAAAGCTAGGGAACATGAACAACAACAGAACATTGTAAAACGTCAAAAAGTATATAAAGGAAAAGTTTCACTGGGCAAGAAGGAACCTCAATACCAAGCTCCACCTGACATCAGTTTGTTAACTGAAAATCATGTATCTAAGGAGACCATGGTGCTTCCCAATGATGAGGTTAATGTCATAATAACAGATGAAATAACAGAAAAACATgtcacaaataataataaagtagatATAACATTAGACAAACTTGATGATACACaaaatgtatgtaatataaaacCTTCAAAacaaaatcttaataaaaagaGATCACAATCTATTACTAAACAAAATATAGcagtaaaaaagatattaaggcAAAACATATCTTCAAATAAGAAAACTGCTACtttaaaatctaaattaaacACATCAAAGAAATCAGGATCAAAGATAGTCTCAAAGACAAAACGATCTACAGAAAATAATGCTGGAGATTCTAAACcaaaaaagaaaatcataaaTGAAATAGATAGATTACTTCAAGATGAAGGTGTTGTAAATTTATTGTATGATGTAGAACAACCAGATAAAAAAAGATTAGTTCCCATTACCAAATCTCAAGCAAAAGTTATGGATATACAAAAAGTACAACGTGAGCTTAAACTTAGAAAGAAGTTAGTTCGTAATGCAGTTTTAAGATTACGTACTTCAGCAGGTGTATCAAAACCAAGATCTAAAAGGACTTCTATATATTTGAATGATATGCAAGTAGATAAAAAAATTGGAGATCAAGCCATACCagtaaaacaaataaatttatctcAAGAGTTTATTTTACCTGCAAAAATAAGAAATGCAGCAGATGCATCTGTTATAATTAGGAGACATTCATCTAGCTCATTTTCCAGTGCATCTGGAAGTCCTAGAGTTAGTATTGATACTCCAGAGAAAAATGAAGGAGGTAAAGTTGATGAAGGGGGATTCCATTCCTTAAGATCTACAAAAAGACGACATTCACAAGacgaaaaaataaatgtaaaaaaaagtaaaaagaagatTGTACAAAAAAGTGACACAGGAATTGATTTTGTTGACATTGTAGAGGATAAAATAGTATTTCCTGAACGTCTTAATAAAAAGTTGGATTCAAAAAAAGCTGATAAAAATCCCAAACAACCAGAAACAGACGAAACTAATAATGGTTTAGGGAAAGTTGTTACAAGATCAAATGGTACAGCTACAG GAGAAGATGAACTTTCAGCCTGCCTTGCAGAAGCTGCAAATGCGCTATCAGTAGTCAATGCTGGGAGTCGGTCTGCAAATTCAGCAACAAATCGCAAGAATAAAG TCAATGCAAATACAACCAAAACACTAGAATcagataataataaaacaaaaatggaAATTCGAAGTCAATTTAGTAATAAGGAAATAAATATACGTCGACATGGAAATCTTGTGCAGTTAATACTTACACCATCATCTTCAACAAAAATAAGAAATGCTCTCACTCTGCAG GTGATGCAAGAATTTCGTGAAACATTATCAATTCTAAAAAAGGATGATGATTGTAGAGTTGTTTTATTAACATCAACAGGTAGCAGTTTTTGTGAAGGTCTCGAATTATCTATGTTGCTACatacaaataaagaaaaacgGCGGATACATGCCCAAGAAATGGCAGATGCGGTTAA GGACTTCATTAAAAGTTTAGCATCGTTCAACAAACCTATTGTTGCTGGAGTTCAAGGAGCTGCAGTTGGACTTGGAGTAACAATGTTGCCTTTATTTGATCTTGTGATAGCTAGCGACAAAGCCACATTTAGTACACCTTATGGTAAATTAGGGCAAATTGCTGAAGGTGCTGCTGTATTTACTTTATCACATATATTAGGAAGTGCAATT ACAAGTGAATTATTATTAGGTGGTAGAACTCTAACAGCTAGTGAAGCACTAAGAGCTGGTCTTGTTACTCGAGTTTTATGGCCTGATAGATTTCAGGTTGAATTACTACCAACCCTAAAAGCTATGAGTGAGCAATCCTCACAG TCTATGGAAGCTACGAAGACATTGTTACGTCATAGTTTGCGAAAAAAATTGGATGCAGCATTAGAATCAGAAACATATTTGCTGATACAGCATTGGTGTTCTGTAGAATGTCAAACTGCCATAAAGGCTTACATTGATGGAAAAGTGcagtaa
- the LOC100645254 gene encoding uncharacterized protein LOC100645254 isoform X2 produces the protein MEQLDEVHSDINKVESSIKVDVSSSLISESTTDIVKNEKDIPENQENKSQECTDNIIQDVLIVNKCDVTDLNKKFESKESNGTENIRNAAINEVEQEIINKDPQIDDLCKKDEKSQEEQAENTTEVGDHSRYAGDISLDKESTNNVEVFNTNEGEQNIEKHDVCTVLNIDTIGDTNAQCQALIKTLSETFDDKDQTLHVTDTDTDLSKLVDSSSEVMVLTVETINDMNESTEENIVLTVHEKDAVVNSNEKNVSAEQKEMKNTEIVNEEFNLIDYAQESDGTIIEVISTEIVAQEVSENCSQKDNKEVLNHTETGNDSITPITSGVINDLETAGDIDIKEKNVSIEEGTDSKEEDIKEECRNIDAKYNVEQETTNENGKTESFDSSHKINVEKKIIHNKIVVPTHVANTEGRNKSISEADKVSITNKRSVIQDIFDDWGVENAEDDNQSVSKAPDTVEIELKSLLNDTKTRTIEESTVVLVEEEITCIEKEPVVDAGKAVEVAKQNKEMQVSKEQLDNNQTIKKQQNSIKSLLKDQLTHSISQAVGKSTKDSTHDTVAFSQTSQIIPINRGRNLTSQSSQVEIAEALKERFREKQKVVEQPPRPDIFFVKKLTQRLSSKLVGSPGTALPALIPLPQPTNQSFIQCDKKSSDNTSTGTSKESNSDNKELLAILEGDVDPDWSNLKPPILAEEGKRSVKIEQSGYNTPPKLDPLVERELALKQLLELPVASSKRNVQKKKKIIKPTPTKSSKAIKTKIVPKTEKETTGMEPKNKTTESVEDTNSSGYASSSLLIESHTSEKKTDIRVDESRSGRKRKLTEKAREHEQQQNIVKRQKVYKGKVSLGKKEPQYQAPPDISLLTENHVSKETMVLPNDEVNVIITDEITEKHVTNNNKVDITLDKLDDTQNVCNIKPSKQNLNKKRSQSITKQNIAVKKILRQNISSNKKTATLKSKLNTSKKSGSKIVSKTKRSTENNAGDSKPKKKIINEIDRLLQDEGVVNLLYDVEQPDKKRLVPITKSQAKVMDIQKVQRELKLRKKLVRNAVLRLRTSAGVSKPRSKRTSIYLNDMQVDKKIGDQAIPVKQINLSQEFILPAKIRNAADASVIIRRHSSSSFSSASGSPRVSIDTPEKNEGGKVDEGGFHSLRSTKRRHSQDEKINVKKSKKKIVQKSDTGIDFVDIVEDKIVFPERLNKKLDSKKADKNPKQPETDETNNGLGKVVTRSNGTATDNNEEFSKGEDELSACLAEAANALSVVNAGSRSANSATNRKNKVNANTTKTLESDNNKTKMEIRSQFSNKEINIRRHGNLVQLILTPSSSTKIRNALTLQVMQEFRETLSILKKDDDCRVVLLTSTGSSFCEGLELSMLLHTNKEKRRIHAQEMADAVKDFIKSLASFNKPIVAGVQGAAVGLGVTMLPLFDLVIASDKATFSTPYGKLGQIAEGAAVFTLSHILGSAITSELLLGGRTLTASEALRAGLVTRVLWPDRFQVELLPTLKAMSEQSSQSMEATKTLLRHSLRKKLDAALESETYLLIQHWCSVECQTAIKAYIDGKVQ, from the exons ATGGAACAATTAGATGAAGTGCATAGTGACATTAATAAAGTAGAATCATCGATAAAAGTAGATGTATCTTCTTCATTAATATCAGAATCAACGACTGATATTGTAAAGAATGAGAAGGATATTCCggaaaatcaagaaaataagTCACAAGAATGTACAGATAATATAATTCAAGATgttttaatagtaaataaatgTGATGTAacagatttaaataaaaaatttgaaagtaaaGAAAGTAATGGAACAGAGAACATAAGGAACGCTGCGATTAATGAAGTAGaacaagaaataataaataaggaCCCACAAATTGATGATCTATGTAAAAAAGATGAGAAATCTCAAGAAGAGCAAGCAGAGAATACAACCGAGGTTGGAGATCATTCAAGATATGCAGGTGACATATCTTTAGATAAAGAAAGTACAAACAATGTTGAAGTATTTAATACAAATGAGGGTGAACAAAACATTGAGAAACACGACGTTTGTACAGTGTTAAATATAGATACAATTGGTGATACTAATGCTCAGTGTCAAGCATTAATTAAAACACTTAGTGAGACTTTTGATGATAAAGACCAAACATTGCATGTCACAGATACAGACACAGATTTGTCTAAACTAGTTGATAGTAGTTCAGAAGTAATGGTACTGACTGTAGAAACTATTAATGATATGAATGAAAGCACAgaagaaaatattgttttaacTGTACATGAAAAGGATGCTGTTGTAAATTccaatgaaaaaaatgtttctgCAGAACAAAAAGAAATGAAGAACACTGAAATTGTAAATGAAGAATTTAATTTGATAGATTATGCTCAAGAAAGTGATGGAACAATTATAGAAGTAATCTCAACAGAAATTGTGGCTCAAGAAGTTTCTGAAAATTGTAGCCAGAAAGACAATAAGGAAGTATTAAATCATACAGAGACAGGAAATGATTCTATAACTCCTATTACCTCAGGAGTAATTAATGATCTAGAAACTGCAGGTGACATtgatattaaagaaaagaatgtaaGTATTGAAGAAGGCACTGATAGTAAAGAAGAGGACATAAAGGAAGAGTGTAGAAATATTGATGCAAAATATAATGTAGAACAAGAAACAACAAATGAAAATGGCAAGACTGAATCTTTTGATAGTTCACATAAAATTAatgtagaaaagaaaattattcataataaaattgtcGTACCTACACATGTTGCTAATACAGAAGGAAGGAATAAATCTATAAGTGAAGCAGATAAAGTGAGCATAACTAACAAAAGAAGTGTAATTCAGGATATCTTTGATGATTGGGGTGTTGAAAATGCAGAAGACGATAATCAGTCGGTATCTAAAGCTCCAGATACTGTGGAAATTGAATTGAAAAGTTTACTAAATGACACGAAAACACGAACTATAGAAGAAAGCACAGTTGTGCTGGTTGAAGAAGAAATTACATGCATTGAAAAAGAACCAGTTGTAGATGCTGGAAAGGCTGTAGAAGTTGCTAAACAAAACAAAGAAATGCAAGTATCAAAGGAACAACTGGATAACAATCAAACTATAAAGAAACaacaaaatagtataaaatCATTACTCAAAGACCAACTAACTCATTCTATATCACAGGCTGTTGGAAAGTCTACAAAAGATTCAACACATGATACTGTGGCATTTAGTCAAACTTCGCAAATTATCCCTATTAATCGTGGTCGAAATTTAACCAGCCAATCTTCACAGGTTGAAATAGCAGAAGCATTAAAAGAACGATTCCGTGAGAAACAAAAAGTAGTAGAACAACCACCGCGACctgatatattttttgttaaaaaactAACCCAAAGATTATCAAGTAAATTAGTAGGTAGTCCAGGAACCGCTTTACCAGCACTTATACCATTGCCTCAGCCTACTAATCAATCCTTTATTCAATGTGATAAAAAGTCATCAGATAATACTAGTACAGGAACTAGCAAAGAAAGCAATTCTGATAATAAAGAACTGTTAGCAATACTGGAAGGTGACGTTGATCCCGATTGGTCCAACTTGAAACCACCAATTTTAGCAGAGGAAGGAAAACGATCAGTAAAGATTGAACAAAGTGGTTATAATACACCGCCGAAACTTGATCCTTTAGTTGAAAGAGAACTAGCATTGAAACAACTTCTGGAATTACCTGTTGCATCATCTAAAAGAAATgtacagaaaaagaagaaaataattaaacctACACCTACTAAATCTTCTAAagcaataaaaacaaaaattgtacctaaaacagagaaagaaacaaCTGGAATGGAACCAAAAAATAAAACTACAGAATCTGTAGAGGATACGAATTCTTCTGGTTATGCTTCATCTTCTTTGCTTATCGAATCCCATACttcagaaaaaaaaacagatatACGAGTAGATGAGTCAAGATCAGGTAGAAAACGAAAACTTACAGAAAAAGCTAGGGAACATGAACAACAACAGAACATTGTAAAACGTCAAAAAGTATATAAAGGAAAAGTTTCACTGGGCAAGAAGGAACCTCAATACCAAGCTCCACCTGACATCAGTTTGTTAACTGAAAATCATGTATCTAAGGAGACCATGGTGCTTCCCAATGATGAGGTTAATGTCATAATAACAGATGAAATAACAGAAAAACATgtcacaaataataataaagtagatATAACATTAGACAAACTTGATGATACACaaaatgtatgtaatataaaacCTTCAAAacaaaatcttaataaaaagaGATCACAATCTATTACTAAACAAAATATAGcagtaaaaaagatattaaggcAAAACATATCTTCAAATAAGAAAACTGCTACtttaaaatctaaattaaacACATCAAAGAAATCAGGATCAAAGATAGTCTCAAAGACAAAACGATCTACAGAAAATAATGCTGGAGATTCTAAACcaaaaaagaaaatcataaaTGAAATAGATAGATTACTTCAAGATGAAGGTGTTGTAAATTTATTGTATGATGTAGAACAACCAGATAAAAAAAGATTAGTTCCCATTACCAAATCTCAAGCAAAAGTTATGGATATACAAAAAGTACAACGTGAGCTTAAACTTAGAAAGAAGTTAGTTCGTAATGCAGTTTTAAGATTACGTACTTCAGCAGGTGTATCAAAACCAAGATCTAAAAGGACTTCTATATATTTGAATGATATGCAAGTAGATAAAAAAATTGGAGATCAAGCCATACCagtaaaacaaataaatttatctcAAGAGTTTATTTTACCTGCAAAAATAAGAAATGCAGCAGATGCATCTGTTATAATTAGGAGACATTCATCTAGCTCATTTTCCAGTGCATCTGGAAGTCCTAGAGTTAGTATTGATACTCCAGAGAAAAATGAAGGAGGTAAAGTTGATGAAGGGGGATTCCATTCCTTAAGATCTACAAAAAGACGACATTCACAAGacgaaaaaataaatgtaaaaaaaagtaaaaagaagatTGTACAAAAAAGTGACACAGGAATTGATTTTGTTGACATTGTAGAGGATAAAATAGTATTTCCTGAACGTCTTAATAAAAAGTTGGATTCAAAAAAAGCTGATAAAAATCCCAAACAACCAGAAACAGACGAAACTAATAATGGTTTAGGGAAAGTTGTTACAAGATCAAATGGTACAGCTACAG ATAATAATGAAGAATTTTCCAAAGGAGAAGATGAACTTTCAGCCTGCCTTGCAGAAGCTGCAAATGCGCTATCAGTAGTCAATGCTGGGAGTCGGTCTGCAAATTCAGCAACAAATCGCAAGAATAAAG TCAATGCAAATACAACCAAAACACTAGAATcagataataataaaacaaaaatggaAATTCGAAGTCAATTTAGTAATAAGGAAATAAATATACGTCGACATGGAAATCTTGTGCAGTTAATACTTACACCATCATCTTCAACAAAAATAAGAAATGCTCTCACTCTGCAG GTGATGCAAGAATTTCGTGAAACATTATCAATTCTAAAAAAGGATGATGATTGTAGAGTTGTTTTATTAACATCAACAGGTAGCAGTTTTTGTGAAGGTCTCGAATTATCTATGTTGCTACatacaaataaagaaaaacgGCGGATACATGCCCAAGAAATGGCAGATGCGGTTAA GGACTTCATTAAAAGTTTAGCATCGTTCAACAAACCTATTGTTGCTGGAGTTCAAGGAGCTGCAGTTGGACTTGGAGTAACAATGTTGCCTTTATTTGATCTTGTGATAGCTAGCGACAAAGCCACATTTAGTACACCTTATGGTAAATTAGGGCAAATTGCTGAAGGTGCTGCTGTATTTACTTTATCACATATATTAGGAAGTGCAATT ACAAGTGAATTATTATTAGGTGGTAGAACTCTAACAGCTAGTGAAGCACTAAGAGCTGGTCTTGTTACTCGAGTTTTATGGCCTGATAGATTTCAGGTTGAATTACTACCAACCCTAAAAGCTATGAGTGAGCAATCCTCACAG TCTATGGAAGCTACGAAGACATTGTTACGTCATAGTTTGCGAAAAAAATTGGATGCAGCATTAGAATCAGAAACATATTTGCTGATACAGCATTGGTGTTCTGTAGAATGTCAAACTGCCATAAAGGCTTACATTGATGGAAAAGTGcagtaa